The bacterium genome contains a region encoding:
- a CDS encoding helix-turn-helix domain-containing protein: MGATRTDDLFPEVRNPEGTRILNERCVIKTQAGHRVVLVSGIVLASYAVTDRMAEAYAMVSLVEQGWASQYQVAHALGCSARTVRRDQRRFENGGLAALGHGDGYPKGQWRLPGERSRWIHRLKASGHSNREIARRAGVSEMAIRKLLCRLNWKDAPAQPDLIPSENALPANPNLSAFCVTAPTASIRHDPDPSDRSADRLLARLGLLQDAPPLFGSAMAVPRAGVLLALPVLMASGVFECAQKIYGHLGPSFYGLRTSLLTLLLMALWRIKRPENLKEYSPQSLGRVLGLDRAPEVKTLRRKLASLAATGRAAQFGDALARRRVELRGKAMGFLYVDGHVRVYHGQHALPKTHVARMRISLPATSDYWVNDSSGDPLFVVTAEANAGLVKMLPGILDQVRGLAGQRRVTVVFDRGGFSPKLFQQIIAAGFDLLTYRKGRYPRIPRSRFNPHTGRLGGRKVSYVLADQEVRLLKGKLRLRQVTRRMENGHQTPILTSRRDLAAAQVAYRMFDRWRQENFFKYLREEYALDALAEYAAVPADPTREVPNPVWTALDAQYRQAWARVDRLQSEYGLEALNNLEQKHRTMRGFKIAYGKLGEKIWSAWQRVSQLAKRRAAVPRRVPVREATDKPIVKLAPERKHLTNLIKMVAYQAESDLLRMVTPHYRRADDEGRTLIQAALASAADLEVTKRELRVRLASQSSPHRTRAVAALCEELNHRKAVFPGSNLRLKYLIQDPS; the protein is encoded by the coding sequence ATGGGCGCAACTAGAACGGACGATCTGTTCCCGGAGGTCCGCAATCCGGAAGGCACTCGGATCCTCAACGAGCGATGCGTGATCAAGACGCAAGCGGGTCATCGAGTGGTGCTGGTTTCGGGGATTGTCCTGGCCAGCTACGCGGTCACCGATCGCATGGCCGAAGCCTACGCGATGGTCAGCCTGGTCGAGCAGGGTTGGGCCAGTCAGTACCAGGTGGCTCACGCATTGGGGTGTTCGGCACGGACGGTCCGTCGCGATCAGCGCAGGTTTGAAAACGGCGGACTGGCTGCGTTGGGACATGGCGACGGCTACCCCAAAGGACAATGGCGTCTTCCGGGAGAACGCAGCCGATGGATTCATCGCCTGAAAGCAAGCGGCCATTCGAATCGGGAGATCGCGCGCCGCGCTGGAGTGAGCGAAATGGCCATTCGTAAATTATTGTGTCGCCTGAACTGGAAGGACGCGCCAGCGCAGCCGGATTTGATCCCCTCTGAGAATGCCCTGCCTGCGAACCCAAACCTGTCCGCTTTCTGCGTCACCGCGCCGACAGCTTCCATCCGCCATGACCCCGACCCAAGTGATCGTTCCGCCGACCGCTTGCTGGCGCGGTTGGGATTGCTGCAAGACGCCCCTCCGTTGTTCGGTTCGGCGATGGCAGTTCCGCGAGCCGGCGTTCTCCTGGCGCTTCCGGTTTTGATGGCCAGTGGGGTGTTCGAGTGCGCGCAAAAAATCTACGGCCATCTTGGGCCGAGCTTCTATGGCTTGCGCACCAGCTTGCTCACGCTGTTGCTGATGGCGCTGTGGCGCATCAAGCGTCCGGAAAATCTCAAAGAGTATTCGCCTCAAAGCCTCGGACGTGTGTTGGGACTGGACCGGGCGCCGGAAGTCAAAACTCTGCGGCGCAAGCTGGCCAGCCTGGCGGCCACGGGACGCGCCGCCCAGTTTGGCGATGCGCTGGCCCGGCGACGCGTGGAGTTGCGCGGCAAGGCCATGGGTTTCCTTTACGTCGACGGGCACGTGCGGGTCTATCACGGCCAGCACGCGCTGCCCAAAACCCACGTGGCACGCATGCGCATTTCGTTGCCGGCCACCTCGGATTATTGGGTCAATGACAGTTCCGGCGATCCACTGTTCGTCGTGACCGCCGAGGCCAACGCCGGTCTGGTCAAGATGCTGCCCGGCATTCTCGACCAAGTCCGCGGACTGGCTGGCCAACGACGCGTGACCGTCGTGTTCGATCGTGGCGGCTTCAGTCCGAAACTCTTTCAACAGATCATCGCCGCCGGGTTCGATTTGCTGACCTATCGCAAGGGCCGTTATCCAAGAATCCCGCGCTCACGCTTCAACCCGCACACCGGCCGCCTGGGCGGACGAAAAGTCTCTTATGTTCTGGCCGATCAGGAAGTCCGGCTGCTTAAAGGCAAACTGCGTTTGCGGCAGGTCACGCGGAGAATGGAAAACGGACATCAGACGCCGATCCTGACCTCACGACGCGACCTGGCGGCGGCACAGGTTGCCTATCGGATGTTTGATCGCTGGCGCCAGGAGAACTTCTTCAAATACCTGCGCGAAGAATACGCCCTGGATGCGCTGGCGGAATATGCCGCAGTTCCGGCCGATCCAACGCGCGAAGTTCCCAACCCGGTTTGGACCGCGCTGGATGCCCAATACCGCCAGGCCTGGGCGCGGGTGGATCGGCTGCAAAGCGAATATGGCTTGGAGGCGCTGAACAATCTGGAACAGAAACATCGCACGATGCGCGGGTTCAAGATCGCTTACGGCAAGCTGGGTGAGAAGATCTGGAGCGCCTGGCAGCGAGTATCGCAGTTGGCCAAACGCCGCGCGGCGGTGCCGCGGCGAGTTCCGGTGCGGGAGGCGACCGACAAACCGATCGTCAAGCTGGCGCCGGAGCGCAAGCACCTGACTAATCTGATCAAAATGGTGGCCTATCAGGCCGAGAGTGATCTGCTGCGAATGGTCACGCCGCACTACCGGCGAGCCGATGACGAAGGCCGGACACTCATCCAAGCGGCACTGGCAAGTGCGGCGGATTTGGAAGTCACGAAACGAGAACTGCGCGTCAGGCTGGCTTCACAAAGTTCACCGCATCGCACCCGCGCCGTCGCGGCACTGTGCGAGGAACTGAATCACAGAAAAGCGGTTTTCCCGGGGTCGAACTTGCGCCTGAAATACTTGATCCAGGATCCGTCATGA
- a CDS encoding transposase, which yields MAARFVNLDRQTPMFLPCDLREWLPGDHLVHFILDAVEQIPTGHLRVNHRGTGSEQYPPTMMLALLIYCYATGRFGSRTIEAATYSDVAVRYLCANHHPDHDSICTFRRVNQAAFEAAFVTVLQLAHQLRLTRVGSVSVDGTKIQANASKHAAVSYQRAGELITRFQLEVQELITRAETADGKEANEPLDIPAELARREKRIESLKHARQIIEAQAREMAAAKRPEHEAKGTARQAQRDAGKKPRGPEPQALSEVPEPKAQYNFTDPESRIMKAGNGKHFEQAYNAQAAVDEAMLIVGQRVSVAPNDKQELAATVAAISPVVIAEVKTVLADSGFYSEAMVQAVEQKRDGISSGLTVYAAVDKQTHHKRVADLLPQPEPPPLPENASAKEKMAHRMKTQAGKTLYKLRKQTVEPVFGILKEVLGFRRFLLRGREKVSLEWLLVCVSYNFKRLFTLKNLAATG from the coding sequence ATGGCTGCACGTTTTGTGAATCTGGATCGGCAGACGCCGATGTTCCTGCCTTGCGATTTGCGCGAGTGGTTGCCCGGAGACCACCTCGTCCACTTCATCCTGGACGCTGTCGAGCAAATCCCCACGGGCCACTTGCGTGTGAACCATCGCGGCACGGGCAGTGAACAGTATCCGCCCACGATGATGCTCGCCCTGCTCATCTATTGCTACGCCACCGGACGGTTTGGTTCGCGCACCATCGAGGCGGCCACATACAGCGATGTGGCGGTGCGTTACCTGTGCGCCAACCATCATCCCGATCACGATTCGATCTGCACCTTTCGCCGGGTGAACCAGGCCGCGTTTGAGGCGGCGTTCGTCACGGTGCTGCAACTGGCGCATCAACTCCGACTCACGCGTGTAGGTTCGGTCAGTGTGGACGGCACAAAGATTCAGGCCAACGCCAGCAAGCACGCCGCCGTCAGTTACCAGCGCGCCGGGGAACTGATCACCCGCTTTCAATTGGAAGTGCAGGAACTGATCACACGTGCCGAAACCGCCGATGGGAAGGAGGCCAACGAGCCGCTGGACATCCCGGCGGAACTGGCCCGACGCGAGAAGCGCATTGAGTCGCTGAAACACGCGCGCCAGATCATCGAAGCGCAGGCCAGGGAAATGGCCGCGGCCAAGCGGCCCGAGCACGAGGCCAAAGGGACCGCACGCCAGGCGCAGCGCGACGCCGGCAAAAAGCCCCGCGGCCCAGAACCCCAAGCGCTGAGTGAAGTGCCTGAACCCAAAGCCCAATACAACTTTACTGATCCCGAGAGCCGGATCATGAAAGCGGGCAACGGGAAACACTTTGAACAAGCTTACAACGCGCAGGCGGCCGTGGACGAAGCGATGTTGATCGTGGGCCAGCGCGTGAGTGTCGCGCCCAACGACAAACAGGAACTGGCGGCAACCGTTGCCGCCATCAGCCCGGTGGTGATCGCTGAAGTCAAAACCGTGCTGGCCGACAGCGGATTTTACAGTGAAGCGATGGTGCAAGCGGTGGAACAAAAGCGGGACGGGATTTCGAGTGGCTTGACGGTGTATGCGGCGGTGGACAAACAAACGCATCACAAGCGGGTGGCGGATTTGCTGCCGCAACCCGAACCGCCGCCGTTGCCAGAGAACGCGAGTGCCAAAGAAAAGATGGCGCACCGGATGAAGACGCAGGCGGGCAAGACACTTTACAAACTGCGCAAGCAAACCGTTGAGCCGGTGTTTGGGATCCTCAAAGAAGTGCTGGGCTTCCGCCGGTTTCTGCTGCGCGGGCGGGAGAAGGTGTCATTGGAATGGCTGCTGGTCTGCGTGAGCTATAACTTCAAGCGGCTGTTCACGCTCAAAAACCTGGCGGCGACGGGGTAA